From a region of the Paenibacillus sp. FSL R10-2734 genome:
- a CDS encoding HAD family hydrolase: MKAVIFDFDGLLLDTETPWYYVFKEAYSAYGLELPLSLWAGNVGTNFEEFHPYKYLEQQVGEPIDLKRLQSDLEHNYELRMKNAQLLPGVDEALQQARQRGMRLAIASSSTRDWVFKYLQYFELLPLFDAVVTSDDVKCVKPDPELYKLAMHQLGVSPNETLAFEDSPNGLKAANAAGIRCIIVPNEVTRELDFPPYERRLASLLEFDFEQLSLEDELMDLA; this comes from the coding sequence ATGAAAGCAGTAATATTTGACTTCGATGGTTTACTGCTCGATACCGAAACGCCATGGTATTACGTATTCAAAGAAGCTTATTCTGCGTACGGACTGGAATTACCTTTGTCGCTTTGGGCCGGCAATGTGGGCACTAACTTTGAAGAGTTTCACCCTTATAAATATTTGGAACAGCAAGTAGGGGAACCAATTGACCTGAAACGACTTCAGTCTGATTTGGAACATAACTATGAGCTTCGCATGAAAAATGCACAATTGCTACCAGGTGTAGATGAAGCGCTGCAACAAGCTCGACAGCGGGGCATGAGGCTCGCTATTGCTTCAAGCTCTACTCGCGACTGGGTGTTTAAGTATTTGCAATACTTTGAGCTGCTACCTCTATTCGATGCAGTAGTTACATCTGATGATGTCAAATGTGTAAAGCCAGATCCTGAACTATATAAGCTGGCGATGCACCAATTAGGCGTAAGCCCAAACGAAACCCTCGCGTTCGAGGATTCACCCAATGGCTTGAAAGCAGCTAATGCTGCAGGCATTCGTTGTATTATTGTTCCGAATGAAGTAACTAGAGAGCTTGACTTTCCACCTTATGAGAGGAGACTAGCATCTCTCCTTGAATTTGATTTCGAGCAATTGTCGTTGGAGGATGAGCTAATGGATCTGGCATAA
- a CDS encoding ABC transporter substrate-binding protein: protein MIKFKKMWSLLTVTALITLTACGSSGTANENAKNGNATENTQSEADAAFAKGKYDPPIEFSSVLMPKKYVQGDTKENNVHDRWMLETLGMKHKDTWYPANDDQYRQKLQLAIASGEKLPDFVFVPTNAVLTNQLIDSGQFIAIDELFDKYANKILKDHVTAHPELWYPFTKDGKKYNLPILEYTDNDDTLLWLREDWMEKLNLQAPKTIADLEIIMDKFKNENPDGLAPKDVYPLAISLKNNTNTWMGQLDWLFGAYGTIEEQWNKDKDGNLEYGSINPGAKQALAKLSEWMDKGYIHADSALWDEGKSAESFTKGAAGILPGANWVPDWPAPDLMKNVAGAKIKGYPVPAGPDGLIGTKWQNSGVNASIMINKDAKHPEAIFLYYNYLLDNLANPAAGSQYEYGFAKGYDWDMIDGKPTSDKDKIKEFSNEFPFLTGPARIPDLFMKTLVKLADGEKAETPYEKQMAEFRKPENWAAGKVVMSQIDVRKQNYFTGAATPTMVSKWNLLRQSEMETFNKIIYGKLPVDAFDQFVANWKTNGGDQITKEVNEWFKSVSAK, encoded by the coding sequence ATGATCAAGTTTAAGAAAATGTGGTCGCTACTCACGGTCACAGCACTTATCACTCTCACAGCATGTGGCAGTAGCGGCACAGCTAATGAGAACGCTAAAAATGGTAACGCAACTGAAAATACCCAATCCGAAGCAGATGCTGCTTTCGCAAAAGGAAAATACGATCCACCGATTGAGTTCAGCTCCGTATTGATGCCTAAGAAGTATGTTCAAGGTGATACCAAAGAAAACAACGTACACGATCGCTGGATGCTTGAAACACTCGGCATGAAGCATAAAGATACTTGGTATCCTGCAAACGACGATCAATACAGACAAAAACTTCAGCTTGCCATTGCTTCTGGCGAGAAGCTGCCTGATTTCGTTTTTGTACCAACTAACGCAGTATTGACCAATCAGCTAATTGATTCTGGTCAGTTTATTGCCATCGATGAATTGTTTGATAAGTATGCCAATAAGATTCTGAAAGACCACGTTACAGCACATCCAGAACTTTGGTACCCATTCACTAAAGACGGTAAGAAATATAATCTGCCGATCCTTGAATATACCGACAATGATGATACGCTTCTGTGGTTGCGTGAAGATTGGATGGAAAAGCTGAATCTTCAGGCTCCTAAGACCATCGCTGATCTTGAGATCATCATGGACAAATTCAAGAACGAAAACCCTGATGGCTTAGCACCTAAAGATGTGTACCCGCTTGCAATTTCTTTGAAAAACAATACAAACACCTGGATGGGCCAACTCGACTGGTTATTCGGGGCATACGGTACGATTGAGGAACAGTGGAACAAAGACAAAGACGGAAATCTAGAATATGGATCAATTAATCCAGGTGCTAAGCAAGCACTCGCAAAGCTTAGTGAATGGATGGACAAAGGTTATATTCATGCGGACTCCGCTCTTTGGGATGAAGGTAAATCTGCTGAAAGCTTCACGAAGGGTGCAGCTGGGATTCTGCCAGGCGCTAACTGGGTTCCAGACTGGCCGGCTCCCGATCTTATGAAGAACGTAGCTGGAGCGAAGATTAAAGGTTATCCAGTTCCAGCAGGACCAGATGGTTTGATTGGAACCAAATGGCAGAATTCTGGTGTGAACGCTAGTATCATGATTAACAAGGATGCTAAGCATCCTGAAGCGATTTTCTTGTACTATAACTACCTGCTTGATAACTTAGCTAACCCTGCTGCAGGCAGCCAATATGAATATGGCTTTGCTAAAGGTTACGATTGGGACATGATTGATGGAAAACCTACAAGTGATAAAGACAAGATTAAAGAATTCTCCAATGAATTCCCATTCTTAACAGGTCCGGCACGTATTCCTGATCTGTTTATGAAGACCTTGGTTAAACTTGCTGATGGCGAGAAAGCTGAAACACCTTATGAAAAACAAATGGCAGAGTTCCGTAAACCAGAAAACTGGGCGGCAGGAAAAGTAGTTATGTCACAAATAGACGTTCGTAAACAAAACTACTTCACTGGTGCTGCTACACCAACGATGGTTTCCAAATGGAACCTGCTTCGTCAGTCCGAAATGGAAACTTTCAACAAAATCATTTATGGTAAACTGCCTGTAGATGCTTTTGACCAATTTGTTGCCAATTGGAAAACCAATGGTGGTGACCAAATCACTAAAGAAGTTAACGAATGGTTCAAATCTGTATCTGCGAAATAA
- a CDS encoding alcohol dehydrogenase catalytic domain-containing protein, translated as MKALVYTAPKTVELMEMEEPNIQSDIQVKVKIYGSGICGTDLNVIKGKIFANKGTVIGHEGVGTVVEVGKRVRSVSVGDRVIVDPTQACGVCHYCRKSQFCYCENFEDHQVGMTIHGTFAEYYVGEEKYMYKIPSSMSWETAMLIEPLGCVLNTFLKADIKPSDSVVVLGSGAIGSLCQLISKRLGRLTVGTEPDDYRRNFASNIADHVFDPADMSIESVLALNDNRKFDIVVDCVGNQLHTALELIGKGGRIIPMGYNDQYEVSIRPTDFINNGVNIIGKVAVHQIVGMALEFAQSIPELESLITSKVALEHYEQAFNETMGYHMRTGDPLPMTSVKSILVC; from the coding sequence ATGAAAGCACTTGTATACACAGCACCAAAAACAGTTGAACTAATGGAAATGGAAGAGCCGAATATTCAATCTGATATTCAAGTAAAGGTTAAGATTTATGGATCGGGTATTTGTGGGACCGACTTGAATGTCATTAAAGGTAAAATTTTTGCCAACAAGGGCACTGTGATCGGGCATGAGGGAGTAGGTACTGTAGTAGAAGTAGGCAAGCGGGTTCGTAGCGTTAGTGTTGGTGATCGGGTTATCGTTGACCCTACCCAAGCTTGCGGAGTATGTCATTATTGTCGGAAGAGTCAATTTTGCTACTGTGAAAATTTTGAGGACCATCAGGTGGGAATGACCATACATGGCACTTTCGCAGAATATTACGTCGGTGAAGAAAAGTATATGTACAAAATTCCAAGCTCGATGAGCTGGGAAACGGCAATGCTAATTGAACCGCTTGGTTGTGTGCTGAATACGTTTCTGAAAGCGGACATTAAGCCAAGTGATTCAGTGGTTGTATTAGGTTCTGGAGCTATAGGATCTTTATGCCAGCTTATCAGCAAACGCCTCGGACGTCTGACAGTAGGAACGGAGCCAGACGATTATCGCCGCAACTTTGCCAGCAACATTGCCGATCATGTATTTGATCCAGCCGACATGTCCATTGAATCGGTCCTAGCTTTGAATGATAATCGTAAATTCGATATTGTTGTGGATTGTGTAGGAAATCAATTGCATACCGCACTAGAATTGATTGGTAAGGGCGGACGGATTATTCCGATGGGCTACAATGATCAATATGAAGTTTCCATTCGCCCAACGGACTTTATTAACAATGGTGTGAACATTATAGGTAAGGTTGCCGTTCATCAAATCGTTGGTATGGCGTTGGAATTCGCGCAAAGCATTCCAGAGCTTGAAAGTTTGATTACATCTAAAGTAGCATTGGAGCACTATGAGCAAGCTTTTAACGAAACTATGGGATATCATATGCGTACTGGTGATCCACTACCTATGACCTCAGTCAAATCGATTCTAGTATGTTAG
- a CDS encoding histidine kinase → MNLWKRFTKVRENLHSRFSLFAKINSLIIILFIPIIIMYTFSNNVTFDVVGKELQMSNTKQLTFLSNQIDSRINQMMDFTLILSKDPNVRAFNGLNVWEDRYDQMQTRYIIQEKMVLQAGVTDIWPTRYAVHSQQNKDVIANYDRPTGYDEDYLKANMSGKWTYGDHGVESQGDLKSFYWFFTDSLAQPGTLTGSSLVIEASFSYENIQNMLDSYKAGGQGDPFFYHKGDKPILNRSADKQLSDELIRYLDNHSPDNTTEDVVKLNGKNYLVSSVKSSSLDWHLIDVVPLYQILKPISISRDLFYITMILLFVVGISSSILLYRNVQYPIKKLVSGLRRVQQGDYSVRLHSKEQNEFSFLFHRFNDMSHQIQDLIENVFNEKIRAREATLKQLQAQINPHFLYNCLGYIINMAQMKDEDAVVSMAYNLSAYYRYTTRMERETASLEEEIKLLVNYLDIQKLRNGRIEYHIDIPEDMLSQSVPRLMLQPMVENSVIHGVSKSYTSGEIKISGEKSNGFCKIYIDDDGPGLNLDQLEALNRKMQEPLQEEMGCGLWNTNQRIIHLFGNHSSLTFKPSPLGGFRTEIIWEIPTEDESYKLKNHQGD, encoded by the coding sequence ATGAATTTATGGAAGCGCTTTACAAAAGTTAGAGAAAACTTACATTCTCGATTTAGTCTGTTTGCCAAGATAAACAGCTTGATCATAATCTTATTCATTCCCATCATTATCATGTATACCTTCTCAAATAACGTCACTTTCGACGTTGTAGGTAAAGAGCTGCAGATGTCCAACACGAAACAACTCACTTTTTTATCCAACCAGATCGATTCGCGAATTAATCAGATGATGGATTTCACTCTTATTCTTTCCAAAGATCCCAATGTCAGGGCATTCAATGGATTAAATGTATGGGAAGATCGATATGATCAAATGCAGACAAGATATATTATTCAGGAAAAGATGGTGCTGCAGGCTGGGGTTACAGATATTTGGCCTACCAGATACGCTGTTCATTCACAGCAGAATAAAGATGTCATTGCCAACTACGACAGACCCACTGGGTATGATGAGGATTATTTAAAAGCAAATATGAGTGGAAAATGGACGTATGGTGATCATGGCGTGGAATCTCAGGGCGATCTAAAATCCTTTTACTGGTTCTTTACGGATTCCTTAGCTCAGCCAGGAACTTTAACGGGAAGTAGCCTAGTCATTGAAGCGAGTTTCAGTTATGAGAACATTCAAAACATGCTAGATTCATATAAAGCAGGTGGGCAAGGTGATCCTTTCTTCTATCACAAAGGGGATAAACCGATCTTGAACCGTAGTGCGGACAAGCAGCTATCAGATGAACTTATTCGTTATTTGGACAACCACTCTCCGGATAATACAACCGAGGATGTAGTGAAACTGAATGGGAAGAACTATTTGGTCAGCTCTGTGAAGTCATCCTCTTTGGACTGGCATTTGATAGATGTTGTCCCGCTTTATCAAATACTCAAACCGATTTCTATTAGTCGGGATTTATTCTATATCACTATGATTTTGCTATTTGTTGTGGGAATTTCCTCTTCAATTCTGCTATATAGAAATGTTCAATATCCAATTAAAAAGCTAGTCAGCGGGTTACGGCGCGTACAGCAGGGAGACTACTCCGTACGTCTTCATAGCAAAGAGCAAAATGAGTTTTCGTTTCTGTTCCACCGTTTTAATGATATGTCCCATCAAATTCAAGACTTGATAGAAAATGTATTTAATGAAAAGATCCGAGCCCGAGAAGCTACCCTGAAGCAGCTCCAAGCGCAAATCAATCCACATTTCCTCTATAACTGCCTTGGTTATATTATCAATATGGCCCAGATGAAAGATGAGGACGCTGTCGTCTCCATGGCGTATAATTTAAGTGCTTACTATCGCTATACCACCCGAATGGAACGAGAGACAGCTTCTTTGGAGGAAGAAATCAAGCTTCTTGTCAACTATTTAGATATCCAGAAGCTGCGCAATGGCAGAATTGAATATCATATTGATATTCCTGAGGATATGCTAAGCCAGTCTGTGCCACGCCTAATGCTTCAACCGATGGTAGAGAATTCTGTGATTCATGGAGTATCGAAGTCTTATACATCAGGTGAAATCAAAATTAGTGGTGAGAAGTCAAACGGTTTCTGCAAAATTTATATTGATGACGATGGTCCCGGCTTGAATCTGGATCAGCTAGAAGCATTAAATCGTAAAATGCAGGAGCCTTTGCAGGAAGAAATGGGTTGTGGTCTTTGGAATACGAATCAGCGGATCATACACCTATTCGGCAATCATTCAAGTCTTACATTCAAGCCATCCCCTCTCGGTGGATTCCGAACAGAGATTATCTGGGAGATCCCAACTGAGGATGAAAGTTATAAATTAAAGAACCATCAAGGAGACTAA
- a CDS encoding DUF1349 domain-containing protein, giving the protein MTVNLFVNETRKQLSWMNRPATWEFTDLDGLTLLAPPKSDFFQDPAGKHIASSAPFLSVPVGDSFEMTTRISVDMQHKYDSGCLMFMIDHHNWGKICFEFDGQHPIIVSVVTREGMSDDCNSVKVAVDKPYLRITKQNHCVTFSYSEDGANWTLIRYFGMNEGAECVAGVVAQSPQGEGCSVSFDYLSLSESKQESRF; this is encoded by the coding sequence ATGACTGTAAACTTATTCGTAAATGAAACAAGAAAACAACTGAGCTGGATGAATCGCCCTGCAACCTGGGAATTTACAGATTTAGATGGACTGACCTTATTAGCACCTCCCAAATCAGACTTTTTCCAAGACCCAGCAGGTAAACATATCGCAAGCTCAGCACCATTCTTATCCGTACCTGTTGGGGATTCCTTTGAAATGACAACCAGAATTAGTGTCGATATGCAGCATAAATATGATTCAGGATGCCTTATGTTTATGATAGATCATCATAACTGGGGCAAAATTTGCTTTGAATTTGACGGACAGCATCCCATAATTGTGTCTGTGGTGACAAGAGAAGGGATGTCAGATGATTGTAACTCCGTTAAAGTTGCCGTTGACAAACCTTATTTGCGTATCACCAAGCAAAATCATTGTGTCACCTTTTCCTATTCGGAGGACGGCGCGAATTGGACACTTATCCGATATTTTGGAATGAATGAAGGTGCTGAATGCGTAGCAGGTGTTGTCGCGCAATCTCCGCAAGGTGAAGGCTGCTCAGTGAGTTTCGACTATTTAAGTTTATCGGAATCGAAGCAAGAAAGCCGCTTCTAA
- a CDS encoding carbohydrate ABC transporter permease: MYHKTIPYRIFSIINNVCLTILSVLCLLPLYHLLMVSLSSSAPANAGLVTFWPIDFTLEAYAKTFNNVNFLTSLWVSVQRTILGTALALIVNTVAAYALSKETRVFRARNVYLWYFVVTMLFSGGLIPGYILILKLGLMNSLMALILPGLVAVFNIILLLNFFRTVPKDLEEAAFIDGAGHFKTFVKIYLPVSLPVIATISLFLMVGHWNAYFDGIIYIRDADKLPLATFMQTIIVQADMSKLDPAAVANLSQRTIRASQIFISALPILLVYPFLQRFFVTGIVVGAVKE; this comes from the coding sequence ATGTACCATAAAACAATTCCATATCGAATATTCAGTATAATCAATAATGTGTGCCTAACTATCCTTTCCGTGCTCTGCTTGCTACCTTTGTATCACTTACTCATGGTATCTTTAAGCTCTTCCGCACCTGCTAATGCTGGATTAGTCACATTCTGGCCGATTGACTTTACACTTGAAGCCTACGCAAAGACGTTTAATAATGTCAATTTCCTTACCTCCTTGTGGGTGTCTGTACAGCGGACAATCCTCGGAACAGCACTTGCGCTAATAGTAAATACGGTTGCAGCTTATGCGCTGTCTAAGGAAACAAGAGTGTTTCGTGCAAGAAACGTCTATCTTTGGTATTTTGTAGTCACCATGCTGTTCAGCGGTGGTCTAATTCCGGGTTACATCTTAATTCTGAAGCTTGGCCTTATGAATTCATTGATGGCGCTTATTCTTCCTGGATTAGTTGCTGTATTTAACATCATTTTGCTTCTTAATTTCTTCCGTACCGTACCTAAGGATCTCGAGGAAGCAGCTTTTATTGATGGAGCAGGGCACTTCAAGACCTTTGTGAAAATATATTTACCGGTCTCCTTACCTGTCATCGCAACCATTTCTCTATTCCTTATGGTAGGACACTGGAACGCTTACTTTGACGGTATCATCTATATTAGAGATGCAGACAAGCTTCCACTAGCGACGTTTATGCAGACAATTATCGTTCAGGCAGATATGTCTAAGCTTGATCCGGCCGCTGTTGCTAATTTGTCACAACGTACCATTCGGGCTTCACAGATTTTCATAAGCGCGTTGCCAATTCTATTAGTTTATCCTTTCTTGCAACGTTTCTTTGTAACTGGGATTGTAGTTGGTGCAGTAAAAGAATAA
- a CDS encoding ABC transporter permease subunit codes for MEANMEVNSIQQASLESQPGKKRKKGFNQPWILHLMVLPAAIMVFIFSYIPMSGILMAFQDYKPALGFFDSEWVGLKHFRYMWENDYFLQITWNTLFFACSKIVLNLIIPFIFALLLNEVRRMGLKRTIQTLVYLPHFLSWVTLSGILIDILAQTGIVNQFLTSVFGIKPIFFLGDGNWFRFTIIASDVWKEFGFNTIIFLAALSGINPSLYEAAEVDGAGRWKQTIYLTIPALIPIAIVIATLALGNVLNANFDQIFNLYSPLIYQQGDIIDTFVYREGLLSGQFSFATAVNLFKSVISLVLIVVSYRLAYRFAGYRIF; via the coding sequence ATGGAGGCTAATATGGAGGTTAACTCGATACAGCAGGCGAGCCTAGAAAGTCAGCCAGGTAAAAAAAGAAAAAAAGGCTTTAATCAACCATGGATTCTCCATTTAATGGTGTTGCCGGCGGCAATTATGGTTTTTATTTTTTCTTATATTCCGATGTCCGGAATTCTTATGGCATTTCAAGACTATAAACCTGCACTAGGTTTTTTTGATTCCGAGTGGGTCGGACTTAAGCATTTCAGGTACATGTGGGAGAATGATTACTTCCTGCAGATCACATGGAATACGTTGTTTTTTGCATGCTCCAAAATTGTTTTGAACTTGATTATTCCTTTCATCTTCGCGTTATTGCTCAATGAGGTAAGGAGGATGGGGCTTAAAAGAACCATTCAAACACTCGTTTATCTCCCGCACTTTCTGTCTTGGGTTACCCTTTCAGGGATTCTCATTGATATCCTTGCTCAGACAGGTATTGTCAATCAATTCCTCACATCCGTATTCGGCATCAAGCCAATATTCTTTCTAGGGGACGGCAACTGGTTCAGGTTCACAATTATTGCTAGTGATGTCTGGAAAGAGTTTGGATTCAATACGATTATCTTTCTAGCGGCACTTTCGGGTATAAATCCATCACTCTATGAAGCTGCTGAAGTGGATGGGGCGGGCCGTTGGAAACAGACGATATATCTTACAATTCCTGCGTTAATCCCGATCGCTATCGTAATCGCAACCTTGGCGCTGGGTAATGTGCTAAACGCAAACTTTGACCAGATCTTTAACTTGTACAGTCCATTGATCTACCAACAGGGAGATATCATTGATACCTTCGTATACAGAGAAGGTCTACTAAGCGGACAGTTCAGCTTCGCGACCGCAGTTAATCTATTCAAATCGGTAATCAGCCTAGTCTTAATCGTTGTCTCTTACCGACTAGCTTATAGATTTGCAGGGTACAGAATTTTCTAG
- a CDS encoding response regulator codes for MQMIIVDDEAHWVDNLSMTKPWHTLGIEQVHKAYSAREALQIIDTHPIDIVISDIQMPEMTGIELIERIRKHNKKIKCIILSGHSEFDYAKKALQNKTVDYLLKPPTDDELLGAVKNAINQLNAEWELISSLKRTQFTLRENLPVLRGRLLLDALQGHRFQAGEWERKLVSYDLPFQSGESALMLVRMEEEFGEFDNTDQTLIEYAIINMAEEIMGEFMEVWGVKEEHGYLVFLLQLKEQGTDLGKESILEKLSLQLQYKVKQFLKGSLSIVITEWFKFPEQLSNRFHQASSSFRQIVGDEREFIMRVSDLELPSAHGPLDALYTPPTLIHLLESGHWDAAEEKLLAVCAELDEKWSESWEHCMEAGFLITASFTNLAHRNGHTLASLMGTDMEALQSGDAFTSISKLRKWSLSVLANLKEGTSNEIKDIRSEYVKKIQDYTDKNLHDDVSLRVLADHVNLHPTHLSKIYKIETGEGISDYISRLRMDRACHKLKTTSKKVYEISMEIGYMDPAYFIKVFKRQFGVTPQEYRDTK; via the coding sequence ATGCAGATGATCATAGTAGACGACGAAGCACACTGGGTAGATAATCTTTCCATGACTAAACCCTGGCATACGCTGGGAATTGAACAGGTGCATAAAGCTTATTCAGCACGTGAAGCCTTACAAATTATTGATACGCATCCCATTGATATAGTAATCTCAGATATTCAAATGCCAGAAATGACGGGAATTGAATTGATAGAGCGGATAAGAAAACACAACAAAAAAATAAAATGTATTATATTATCCGGCCATTCAGAATTCGATTATGCCAAAAAAGCACTCCAGAATAAGACCGTGGATTACTTGCTTAAACCGCCTACTGATGATGAATTGCTCGGAGCAGTCAAAAATGCGATCAATCAATTAAATGCAGAATGGGAGCTCATTAGTTCTCTTAAGCGAACCCAGTTTACCCTCCGGGAGAATCTTCCGGTTTTACGGGGGCGATTGTTACTGGATGCCTTACAAGGTCATCGATTTCAAGCCGGAGAATGGGAACGGAAGCTCGTGAGTTACGATCTACCCTTCCAATCCGGAGAATCCGCATTGATGCTTGTACGAATGGAAGAAGAATTCGGAGAATTTGATAATACAGATCAAACCTTGATTGAATATGCGATCATTAATATGGCTGAAGAGATTATGGGTGAATTTATGGAGGTTTGGGGCGTTAAAGAGGAACATGGATATCTTGTGTTTCTGCTCCAGCTTAAAGAACAAGGAACTGATCTTGGAAAAGAATCCATATTAGAAAAGCTTTCTTTACAACTTCAGTACAAGGTTAAACAATTCCTGAAAGGTTCACTTTCCATTGTAATCACGGAGTGGTTCAAGTTTCCTGAGCAGTTGTCAAATCGTTTCCATCAAGCCTCCTCCTCTTTCCGTCAAATTGTCGGAGATGAGCGAGAATTCATTATGCGGGTCAGTGACTTGGAACTTCCTTCAGCGCACGGCCCCTTGGATGCTCTATATACCCCTCCCACTTTGATTCACCTACTGGAGAGTGGACATTGGGATGCGGCCGAAGAGAAATTACTTGCCGTCTGTGCTGAATTGGATGAGAAATGGTCTGAATCCTGGGAACATTGTATGGAGGCTGGCTTTTTAATTACTGCCTCTTTCACGAATCTTGCCCATCGCAATGGTCATACACTGGCAAGCTTAATGGGGACCGACATGGAAGCGTTGCAGAGTGGGGATGCTTTTACCAGCATTAGTAAACTAAGAAAATGGTCACTAAGTGTTCTAGCCAATCTAAAAGAAGGAACATCTAACGAAATCAAAGATATACGTTCCGAGTATGTAAAGAAAATTCAGGATTATACGGATAAGAACTTACATGATGATGTATCATTACGTGTTCTGGCTGATCATGTAAATCTCCATCCGACGCATTTATCAAAAATATATAAGATTGAAACGGGTGAAGGAATTAGCGATTATATCTCGCGTTTACGGATGGATCGTGCCTGTCATAAGCTGAAGACGACTTCTAAAAAAGTCTATGAAATCAGCATGGAGATTGGCTATATGGACCCTGCTTATTTTATTAAAGTATTCAAACGGCAGTTTGGGGTAACGCCGCAGGAATATAGAGACACAAAATAA
- a CDS encoding MFS transporter, translated as MIFQKFRELPDNPRYSIWLEPLWAIPGTIVLFYAPLYMKGAGLSDIQIGLINSINLYFAFVFQMFAGAVTNKWGRKRTSLIFDLVAWSVPMFIWAFSNNFWLFLIAYLLNATNKFVTVAFNLLIIEDVKKQQRSHVFAMMNIIIISAGVLAPLAGGVISKYGIMPTLSVIYFAGGISMTIMFVLRNYLTKETEAGKVMIEANSNTHILRGVLQSFRLFGQSLRDRQILPILLITIISNIILQMNFFQVIYLKEELGFKDQMISWIPFITAIATILVYSVVMPRMRNQSDEFYVKLSLALCAIGSLLFLFIPSGNTVMLCIVTTILAAGMFLLPTYRDALLMNRLGKYEKADMFSSVQVVMSIVAIPWGYISGLIYAYKPSLLFILIFISYASVIALAFPMGRKTRRLVEKPLMIGEEE; from the coding sequence ATGATTTTCCAAAAGTTCAGAGAGCTCCCAGACAATCCGCGCTATTCGATCTGGCTAGAACCGTTATGGGCAATTCCCGGTACGATTGTATTATTTTATGCCCCTTTGTACATGAAAGGGGCAGGTCTTTCTGATATTCAGATAGGCCTTATTAATTCAATTAACTTATATTTTGCGTTTGTGTTTCAGATGTTTGCGGGAGCGGTCACAAATAAATGGGGGAGGAAACGAACATCTCTTATTTTCGATCTAGTAGCTTGGAGTGTTCCAATGTTTATTTGGGCTTTTTCAAATAATTTCTGGCTTTTTTTGATCGCTTACTTATTGAATGCGACGAATAAATTTGTCACTGTCGCCTTTAACCTACTAATTATCGAGGACGTAAAAAAACAGCAGCGATCGCATGTTTTTGCAATGATGAATATTATCATTATTTCTGCTGGGGTGCTGGCACCTCTTGCAGGTGGGGTTATTAGCAAATATGGAATTATGCCGACGCTTAGCGTCATCTATTTCGCCGGCGGCATTAGTATGACGATCATGTTTGTTCTAAGAAACTATTTAACAAAAGAGACCGAAGCCGGAAAAGTGATGATCGAAGCGAATAGCAATACCCATATTTTGCGAGGTGTTCTCCAGAGCTTTCGTTTATTCGGACAATCATTGCGTGATCGGCAAATATTGCCCATCTTATTGATTACAATTATTTCAAATATTATTTTGCAGATGAACTTTTTCCAGGTTATTTATCTGAAAGAGGAGCTTGGCTTCAAGGATCAAATGATTTCGTGGATTCCGTTCATTACGGCGATTGCCACTATTCTTGTATACAGTGTTGTGATGCCTAGAATGAGAAATCAAAGCGATGAATTCTATGTCAAGCTGTCCTTGGCATTATGTGCAATAGGATCATTATTATTCTTGTTTATTCCAAGTGGAAATACTGTTATGTTGTGTATAGTGACAACGATATTGGCCGCAGGAATGTTCTTGCTTCCTACTTACAGAGATGCGCTGCTAATGAACCGGTTAGGTAAATATGAAAAAGCAGATATGTTCTCTTCTGTACAAGTAGTCATGTCCATTGTCGCGATTCCTTGGGGATATATTTCAGGACTTATTTATGCCTATAAGCCATCTTTGTTATTTATTCTCATCTTTATCAGCTATGCCAGCGTGATAGCCCTGGCTTTTCCTATGGGGCGAAAGACAAGGCGTCTTGTTGAAAAACCATTGATGATAGGAGAAGAAGAATGA